The DNA region GTGGATTCCCCAGCGCCGCGCACGTCGTAGGCGACGATGTTGTAGCGGTCCGGTTGTTGCTCGATCAGTGCGCGGGCCACCCCGTCCCAGACGTGATGGTTGTCCGGGTAGCCGTGGATCGCCAGAATGGTGGGCCGCTGCGGATCCACCTCGGTGTAGGCGTATACCGCCAGGTTCACACCGTCGGCCGACGTCACAGTGGTGGGGGTCGTCATCGACTGAGCTCCTTTGAGTTTCGACGCGATGGCGGTCAGTGCGTGGCGCGGGCGGCGGGCGACACGGCCAGGTAGTTGACCGCCTTCTCCACCCCGCCCAGTTGCGACGGGTGGAAGCCGGGACGGTAGTAGGAGGCGATCGCGGGAAGGAATTCGAAGGGCGAGGGCACCAGGCCGCGTCGTGCCGCGATGAACCAGTCCCGCCATCGCGGCTTGACGCTCGCGGGCAGTTCGGGGTCCACCTTGTACATGAACCGGAGGCCGCGGATCCACAGCAGCAGCATCAGCGGCGTGACGATCAACTGGGTGCGAACCTGTCGTAGGTAGCCGGCCCGCAGGTGTTTCATCACGTCGAAGGCCACCGCTTTGTGTTCGACCTCCTCGGCACCGTGCCAGCGGAGCATGTCCAGCAGAGCCGGATGCACCCCGGCCCGGTCGAGTGCGGGGCTGTCCAGGATCCACTCGCCGAGGATCGCCGTGTAGTGCTCGACGGCGGACACCAGTGCCAGGCGTTCGAGTAGCCAGCGCTGCTGCCGGCGTTTGCTCCAGTTCGGTCGGTCACCGAGCATGGTGCCGAACAGCCATTTCATCTGGTCGGTGAACGGCGCCATGTCGACGCCACGGGTGGCCAGGTGGTCGACGATCCCGGCGTGAGCCTGCGAGTGGGTGGCCTCCTGGCCGATGAAGCCCTGGACGTCGAGCCGCAGTTGGTCGTCCTTGATCAGCGGTAGTGCCTGTTTGAAGATGTCGACGAAGAATTCCTCGCCCGCCGGCAGCAATAGGTGCAGCACGTTGCAGAAGTGCGTCACGAACGGCTCGCCGGGCACGTAGTGCACCGGCAGATCCGACCAGTCGAACCCGACGTCGCGGGCCTGCAGGACGATGCGCTCGTGATCCAGCGAGGCGTCGTGGGGACCGGCTGCGGTGTCGTCAACGCTGAGCATACGACCTCCTTTTCGACAAATATACGTCAAATGTCAAGAACCGCCGGTACCGGGTACATCGCCGGGATGGTCCGCTCACGGTGCGCGTGGCGCCGTCGTCGTGTTACGGCGTCGTTACGTTGTGATCGCTCTGTTACGGAGCAGTTACATTGTGCGGCCGCTGTTTAAGAGCCTGTTAACCAGCTTGAATCCCAAGCTGGCTATCAGGAAACGTCAAGGGCAACGCTTGAGCCGACTCCCCCAGCCGGCCTTTTTTATGAGG from Mycolicibacter sp. MU0083 includes:
- a CDS encoding metal-dependent hydrolase, producing MLSVDDTAAGPHDASLDHERIVLQARDVGFDWSDLPVHYVPGEPFVTHFCNVLHLLLPAGEEFFVDIFKQALPLIKDDQLRLDVQGFIGQEATHSQAHAGIVDHLATRGVDMAPFTDQMKWLFGTMLGDRPNWSKRRQQRWLLERLALVSAVEHYTAILGEWILDSPALDRAGVHPALLDMLRWHGAEEVEHKAVAFDVMKHLRAGYLRQVRTQLIVTPLMLLLWIRGLRFMYKVDPELPASVKPRWRDWFIAARRGLVPSPFEFLPAIASYYRPGFHPSQLGGVEKAVNYLAVSPAARATH